ACTGCGCTTGCTGATCACacgcagtctccactccagaacacgtctgccccagcggccatctggtctgcggcagacgtggcctgtcATTTCAGCTGGCTGACTCGTGTTTTAATAACCCCCAATATGCAAGCGTTTTATAAACTACATACTATTATTGAATGTAccaagtatatacctacctactcattacatatataatatgtatgttatatcacatctctaacttttacaaaaccttggtttttactaattttatttagtagGCCTTGTTTATGTTTACAGATGGACATACATTTATAGAGTCATTGAGTATTATGAATTATTTAGAGGAGTCAAGACCCCAAAGGCCACTTATGCCTCAAGATTGTTATAAGAGAGCCAAAGTGCGCGAAATTTGTGAGGCAAGTATTTTTTCTACAGTTGTTAAGGAAGGCCTACGTGTAGCCGGGAAGAATCAGTTAGTTGATTCGCTAAGGCTAAGCCTATAAGAGTGGAACATCTTGGGACATAGAATCAAGCTAGAAGTTATCTCAGTAAGCCAGGTTTTAGGGTCTACTGAAGCGGAGCGAAACGGAGATggcgaaataaaaattttacgttatttaccgacaatctgattggtctgctcaacacctctccgctccgctccgcttcagtggacaggcaccctcatagatgactaatattatattacagatAATATCGTCAGGCATCCAGCCTCTCCAGAACTTAATAGTCCTAATCTATGTAGgtgaagagaaaaagaaagaatgGGCTCAGCATTGGATTATGAGAGGGTTCAGAGCTGTAGAGAAACTCCTGTCTTCTTGTGCTGGGAAGTACTGTGTGGGGGATGATATTACACTGGCAGACTGCTGCCTTGTGCCGCAGGTGTTTAATGCCAGAAGGTTTGTACTTATGTATCTCTATTtttgttatccatactaatattccaTACTAGTGGTATATaagtgtttgtctgtctctctgctagcttttcacagcccatcttcTGACAAAATGTTGTAAAGAGATGGCTTGCATTCCAGGGTCTTAGGGATATCTAGGCTAATTTTTAAAGCGTAAATTCGAacatttcccacaggatttccttattattagaatatttagataattagataaaataattagaatattatatattattatattaaaggcTCATCTATATAACTTGATTTTGACGAAtataaaaactgtttttattGTCTTGACAATAATTTCATTTAtgcttaactagctgatgcccgcgacttcgtccgcgtggaattagatttttaaaaatcccgtgggaactctttgatttttcgggataaaaagttcgcTTGGCTATCACGATATGTCTGGAACATAAAATCTTTTaccaatttagagcctcaatagctcaaccggtaaagcagtggactgaaaaccgaaaggtcgacggttcaaaccccgcccgttgcactattgtcgtacctactactagcacaagcctgacgcttagttggagaggaaaggggaatattcgtcatttaacatggctaatattctttttaaaaaaaatttaaatgtgaaaTTCTCTTCTTTTTCAGGTTTCACGTCGATCTTCGCCCATTCCCGATCATCCTGCGCATAGATCGTGAACTCGAAAATCATCCGGCTTTCCGTGCGGCCCATCCTTCCGCGCAACCCGACTGCCCTCCAGAAGTGGCCAAATGAACCGACGCTCACGCCTACCAATGGGCAAACCATGCCATTCACTATATATAAAGGTGCAAATAAACTACAATGTCGTGGAGTGTCGCGACAACAAAACAGGCCATCGGAGACTTACACTTCATAAAAAAGGTGTTCTGAAACACTCGCAGCGCGTGCTTCGATTCATCATCGTCACCATGGAACGATAGACGTCGACTGCTAGACATATAGtccctacgcgacaggtcaagatggcaatcggggagggaacgccctcgCACACTAGCATGGCTccctcgctaacccggtgctagcgagcgcgggtgtgcggggtgtccccctgcttcataccccgattgctatctcaacctgtcgcggactatactctGTAGAGACCTCCACACGCCATGCAATATAGCAGCTTTagattcgtttgatgtcgtctttcCACCTCTCCactgcgagatcgccattctagcaccttgggaccctactcggtgttgggaccccaacatctatcggttttcaaactatgtgccctgcccattgcaccttcttcgcaacccgttgagcttagTCAGTTGCTCTAGTTCCCCTATGGATCTCATttatgatttgatcacatagagaagctccaagcatagctctctccatttcTCGCTGAGttactgagctttcttatgaggctcatagcAACCATGTCTCGGATATGCCATGAGCAAATGGCAACTCTTGCTCCGAATGGTCGACTAGAATGTATTGCGAACTTGCGACACATCACAATTTTGAACAGAGTGGTTTGTTTGCACCTTGATAGTAAAGTGAATTTGACCAAGTTAAACTTAATATCCCTTGCAAAAACACTGATTTCGTAAtcaatcttttttattttgtggAGTTCTATACACCCAAACTAAGTGGTGTAACTTCAGAAATCAATggctgtataattttttttaaccaacTCATTATCTAGTCTTAGGGCCGacttttcaatcgtcaaataacttttatctgaggAATACATTTGAGGgattgacagtttttgtataggaAATCTGCCAATACATCATTcctcagataaaagttatt
This genomic stretch from Maniola hyperantus chromosome 18, iAphHyp1.2, whole genome shotgun sequence harbors:
- the LOC117990471 gene encoding probable maleylacetoacetate isomerase 2 isoform X1, with the protein product MSDTIEEKPVLYSYWRSSCSWRVRIALNLKEIPYDIKAVSLIKGGGEQHCNEYREVNPMEQVPSLVIDGHTFIESLSIMNYLEESRPQRPLMPQDCYKRAKVREICEIISSGIQPLQNLIVLIYVGEEKKKEWAQHWIMRGFRAVEKLLSSCAGKYCVGDDITLADCCLVPQVFNARRFHVDLRPFPIILRIDRELENHPAFRAAHPSAQPDCPPEVAK
- the LOC117990471 gene encoding probable maleylacetoacetate isomerase 2 isoform X2, encoding MAKPVLYSYWRSSCSWRVRIALNLKEIPYDIKAVSLIKGGGEQHCNEYREVNPMEQVPSLVIDGHTFIESLSIMNYLEESRPQRPLMPQDCYKRAKVREICEIISSGIQPLQNLIVLIYVGEEKKKEWAQHWIMRGFRAVEKLLSSCAGKYCVGDDITLADCCLVPQVFNARRFHVDLRPFPIILRIDRELENHPAFRAAHPSAQPDCPPEVAK